One Vigna unguiculata cultivar IT97K-499-35 chromosome 11, ASM411807v1, whole genome shotgun sequence DNA window includes the following coding sequences:
- the LOC114169564 gene encoding multiprotein-bridging factor 1a isoform X2 yields MFVSNTLDEKNNAGTNKAAASSTSLNTKRLDEDTENLAHEKVPTELKKAIMQARMEKKLTQAQLAQLINEKPQVIQEYESGKAIPNQQIIGKLERALGTKLRGKK; encoded by the exons ATGTTCGTTTCCAATACCCTCGatgaaaaaa ATAATGCTGGGACAAACAAAGCAGCCGCTAGCAGCACTTCATTGAACACTAAGAGGCTGGATGAGGATACAGAGAATCTAGCTC ATGAGAAAGTACCAACTGAACTTAAGAAGGCTATAATGCAAGCTAGGATGGAGAAGAAACTTACTCAGGCTCAGCTTGCTCAA CTGATCAACGAGAAACCTCAAGTGATCCAGGAATACGAATCAGGGAAGGCCATTCCAAACCAGCAGATAATTGGCAAGTTGGAAAGAGCCCTTGGAACTAAACTGCGTGGCAAGAAATAA
- the LOC114169564 gene encoding multiprotein-bridging factor 1b isoform X1, translating to MSGVGPLSQDWEPVVLRKKAPTAAAKKDEKAVNAARRAGADIETQKKYNAGTNKAAASSTSLNTKRLDEDTENLAHEKVPTELKKAIMQARMEKKLTQAQLAQLINEKPQVIQEYESGKAIPNQQIIGKLERALGTKLRGKK from the exons atgtCCGGTGTGGGCCCTCTTTCCCAGGATTGGGAACCCGTCGTCCTCCGCAAGAAAGCTCCCACCGCCGCGGCCAAGAAGGACGAGAAGGCCGTCAACGCCGCCCGCCGTGCCGGCGCCGATATCGAAACCCAAAAAAAAT ATAATGCTGGGACAAACAAAGCAGCCGCTAGCAGCACTTCATTGAACACTAAGAGGCTGGATGAGGATACAGAGAATCTAGCTC ATGAGAAAGTACCAACTGAACTTAAGAAGGCTATAATGCAAGCTAGGATGGAGAAGAAACTTACTCAGGCTCAGCTTGCTCAA CTGATCAACGAGAAACCTCAAGTGATCCAGGAATACGAATCAGGGAAGGCCATTCCAAACCAGCAGATAATTGGCAAGTTGGAAAGAGCCCTTGGAACTAAACTGCGTGGCAAGAAATAA